CGCCCGTATCTATGGTATCGAGGCTAAAACTGAGTATTTCTTCAACCCTGATAAAACTGGTTTTAGTGTTTTAGGTAGTCTGGCTTGGGCTGTGGGAGACAGTGATTCGGGTAGTGGTTTTGTGCCATTAAACTCAGTTAATCCTTTTGAGGCGGTGTTAGGAGTGCGCTATCGTGCTGATGAGGATAAATGGGGTACACAATTACTCAGCACTTTTGTGGGCGCTAAATCTGCCGATCGCATTGATGGAGAGAATTTATTTGCCCCTGATGGTTATGTGTTATTAGATTTAATTAGTTACTATAATTTTTCTCCTAATACTTCTCTTAATGTAGGTTTATTTAACTTGTTTAATACGGAATATTTTTCATGGTCTGATGTGCGCGGTTTAACTGCTGATAATGCTAATTTACCTCGTTATGCACCACCCGGTTTTAATATGGGAGTTAATTTTATCGTGCGCTTTTAATTTATTTTTTCATGGGTAATTATTATGCACTACCCAATAAATTTTTAGTAAAAAAATTTGTTTTTTTCTGTGTAGGGGTTGAATATCATTCAACCCAATTTGAACAGATGAATTATTGAGGTTTTATCCCTTCGTAATTTACTCACCGTGTAATGAATTACACGGCTAATAATATATCGTTCAATGAATTGAACTTTTAGAAATTATCGAGTTATTAAAAAGGGGGTTACATCCCCTTGCTTCTTGCCCTTTTGACTAAATTTTAATTGGTATTAACGAATGAAAAAAATTAATTTATCTTTATTAATCAAACTTAGTTTAATTATCTCTTTATTTGGAGTTACCGCTTGTAATAACACCACTAATTCAGTAAGTGAAAATAATAGCACACCAGTAGAAAATCCAGCGCCCTCCACCGCCGTTAACCGCATTGTCGCCTTAACTTCCCTCAGTGCTGATATTATTCAGCAATTAGAGCCGACTAAATTAGTCGGGATTCCCGGTAGTAGTTTATTAAAAGAAGATAGCCGTTTTAACGATTTGGTGATGGTGAGTGAAGGGCGCACTCCGCCGGATTTAGAGAAAATTATGGCACTTGAGCCTGATTTGGTGGTGGGCGCAGAAGGTTTTAGCGATCAAATTCTCACTCGTTTAGAAGAATTGGGCGTAAAAACCATGACTACAAATATTAATAGTTGGGCTTCATTATTACAAATGATCGAAGAATTGGCAACGGTGACGGGCGCTGATGCAGAACCTTTAATTAACCGTTATCAAGCCATGATTCCTGATAATTTAGACTCTAATTCTTCTATTTTAATTTTAGTTAGTCGTCAACCAATTTTAGCACCTAATAAAAATAGTTGGACAGGGGATTTATTAACCCAATTTAAATATCAAAATGTGGTAGCAGATTTGCAAGGAAGTTCAGAATTTGGTGGTTATGTCACACTGTCTCCTGAGAAAATTTTAGAGACAAATCCCGAAAAAATTATTATAGTTGACCCAGCTAGAGAAGGTATATTAGAGCAATT
The nucleotide sequence above comes from Cyanobacterium sp. T60_A2020_053. Encoded proteins:
- a CDS encoding ABC transporter substrate-binding protein, translating into MKKINLSLLIKLSLIISLFGVTACNNTTNSVSENNSTPVENPAPSTAVNRIVALTSLSADIIQQLEPTKLVGIPGSSLLKEDSRFNDLVMVSEGRTPPDLEKIMALEPDLVVGAEGFSDQILTRLEELGVKTMTTNINSWASLLQMIEELATVTGADAEPLINRYQAMIPDNLDSNSSILILVSRQPILAPNKNSWTGDLLTQFKYQNVVADLQGSSEFGGYVTLSPEKILETNPEKIIIVDPAREGILEQLKKEPFWSELTAVKEDKIYDFDYYGLVNPGSMKKVEETLIKLAQEIK